Proteins encoded in a region of the Zea mays cultivar B73 chromosome 2, Zm-B73-REFERENCE-NAM-5.0, whole genome shotgun sequence genome:
- the LOC100273578 gene encoding set1 complex component swd2 isoform X1: MDFHSKATNYLVTASDDESIRLYDTQNAVCLKTINSKKYGVELVCFTDNPNIVLYSSKNGWDESLRLLSLNDNRFLRYFKGHLDRVVCISFCSEKENFLSGSLDRTVLLWDQRAEKSQGLLRVQGRPAVSYDDQGMVFAVAYGGHIRMFDARKFEKGPFEIFSVGNNDSEAHVIKFSSDGRRILLTTKAGRVHVLDSFHGNSIASCNVKPVVTNSTLEASFSPDGNHIISGSGDGSVYAWNVRSGKVARWGSTDDEPPLVRWAPGSLMFVTGSSELSCWVPDLSKLGSFTISK, translated from the exons ATGGATTTTCACAGCAAGGCTACCAACTATCTTGTGACAGCTAGCGACGATGAATCAATCCGCCTATACGACACTCAAAATGCAGT ATGTTTGAAGACTATTAATAGCAAAAAATATGGGGTCGAACTAGTGTGCTTCACTGATAACCCAAATATTGTCTTATATTCATCAAAAAATGGCTGGGATG AATCTCTGCGTCTACTCTCACTGAATGATAATCGGTTTCTTAGATATTTTAAAGGTCACCTTGACAG GGTTGTCTGCATCTCATTTTGCTCTGAGAAAGAAAATTTTCTCTCTGGTTCACTTGACCGTACTGTTCTCTTATGGGATCAACGGGCTGAAAAATCACAG GGCTTACTGCGTGTGCAAGGGAGGCCTGCAGTTTCATATGACGATCAGGGCATGGTATTTGCAGTTGCCTATGGTGGTCACATAAGGATGTTTGATGCTCGAAAATTTGAAAAG GGGCCTTTTGAGATCTTCTCTGTTGGTAATAACGATTCAGAGGCCCATGTCATAAAGTTCAGCAGTGATGGCAGGCGGATTCTGTTAACCACTAAAGCTGGACGTGTCCATGTGCTAGATTCATTCCATGGCAATAGC ATTGCGTCGTGCAATGTGAAGCCAGTGGTAACCAACTCAACACTGGAGGCGTCGTTCAGCCCTGATGGAAACCATATCATATCTG GCTCCGGTGACGGTAGTGTTTATGCTTGGAATGTTAGGAGTGGAAAG GTCGCGCGCTGGGGAAGCACAGACGACGAACCGCCGCTGGTAAGGTGGGCTCCAGGATCCTTGATGTTCGTGACAGGATCATCAGAACTGTCATGCTGGGTTCCGGACCTGTCTAAGCTGGGATCCTTTACCATTAGCAAGTAG
- the LOC100273578 gene encoding Set1 complex component swd2, with amino-acid sequence MTSPPRVSMEITDDMLKSMEVGLAFRDYNGRISSMDFHSKATNYLVTASDDESIRLYDTQNAVCLKTINSKKYGVELVCFTDNPNIVLYSSKNGWDESLRLLSLNDNRFLRYFKGHLDRVVCISFCSEKENFLSGSLDRTVLLWDQRAEKSQGLLRVQGRPAVSYDDQGMVFAVAYGGHIRMFDARKFEKGPFEIFSVGNNDSEAHVIKFSSDGRRILLTTKAGRVHVLDSFHGNSIASCNVKPVVTNSTLEASFSPDGNHIISGSGDGSVYAWNVRSGKVARWGSTDDEPPLVRWAPGSLMFVTGSSELSCWVPDLSKLGSFTISK; translated from the exons atgacgagtccgccaagggtgAGCATGGAGATCACCGACGACATGCTCAAGAGCATGGAGGTCGGCCTAGCTTTCCGGGACTAT AATGGTAGAATTAGTTCTATGGATTTTCACAGCAAGGCTACCAACTATCTTGTGACAGCTAGCGACGATGAATCAATCCGCCTATACGACACTCAAAATGCAGT ATGTTTGAAGACTATTAATAGCAAAAAATATGGGGTCGAACTAGTGTGCTTCACTGATAACCCAAATATTGTCTTATATTCATCAAAAAATGGCTGGGATG AATCTCTGCGTCTACTCTCACTGAATGATAATCGGTTTCTTAGATATTTTAAAGGTCACCTTGACAG GGTTGTCTGCATCTCATTTTGCTCTGAGAAAGAAAATTTTCTCTCTGGTTCACTTGACCGTACTGTTCTCTTATGGGATCAACGGGCTGAAAAATCACAG GGCTTACTGCGTGTGCAAGGGAGGCCTGCAGTTTCATATGACGATCAGGGCATGGTATTTGCAGTTGCCTATGGTGGTCACATAAGGATGTTTGATGCTCGAAAATTTGAAAAG GGGCCTTTTGAGATCTTCTCTGTTGGTAATAACGATTCAGAGGCCCATGTCATAAAGTTCAGCAGTGATGGCAGGCGGATTCTGTTAACCACTAAAGCTGGACGTGTCCATGTGCTAGATTCATTCCATGGCAATAGC ATTGCGTCGTGCAATGTGAAGCCAGTGGTAACCAACTCAACACTGGAGGCGTCGTTCAGCCCTGATGGAAACCATATCATATCTG GCTCCGGTGACGGTAGTGTTTATGCTTGGAATGTTAGGAGTGGAAAG GTCGCGCGCTGGGGAAGCACAGACGACGAACCGCCGCTGGTAAGGTGGGCTCCAGGATCCTTGATGTTCGTGACAGGATCATCAGAACTGTCATGCTGGGTTCCGGACCTGTCTAAGCTGGGATCCTTTACCATTAGCAAGTAG